The sequence GGGAAAAGGTAATGAAAGGTGGCTGTGACGGCGAACTGCAGGCGATCATAGAATAATGCGCTTGTCATGAATACCGCTTCCTTCGTTCAGAGGTTCTCGCTCATGGTCATGTCTTCGCGTCGGCCACCTACAACCACGGGCACTTTAGTCTCTATCCAACTCACCGCTGCCCGAACTTGGCTGAAGGCCGCGGCAGAGACCGAGCACCGCCATGAGCACGATGCCGCGCCGCATGTCCCGGGCGGTGGCGGCGACCTGAGGCTGCCAGCGCCGCGCGGCGGGAGATGCGTCCGTGGCAGACCGGACGACGCGCGGCGCCTCACCCGGCCTGCGTGATGCCCGGATAGGGACTCGCCGTTTCGTTGCCACAGGAACGCTCGCCAT is a genomic window of Candidatus Nitrospira kreftii containing:
- a CDS encoding hypothetical protein (conserved protein of unknown function) — encoded protein: MTSEQLVIPVLLVLALLAQRMRMRRGTVEEAQGNEPKMASVPVATKRRVPIRASRRPGEAPRVVRSATDASPAARRWQPQVAATARDMRRGIVLMAVLGLCRGLQPSSGSGELDRD